TAACATCAGATCAAATAGCTAAATATTATCTGAACTATTAAAGTCCATATAAAGTTATTCACATTAGATAcattcaattatatttaattgcATCTATTATATCTTGataattgttttctttaaagtgttgGTGTTGAAAGTGTCACACAAATGTACATAGAAATTTTACATATACAACAACCTTGTCAAGAATGTATTTTCTTGTCTATCTGGTATTCCTGTTATGCTTCAGAAAATTCATCCATTTAATATCTTTACAGAGGAGACGTGTACAAATCTGTTTACTTGAATTTATCATGTTCTTCAGTGTCTCATGGGATAAGCATTTGCCAGAAACTGACAACTCTTATTCAGTGTTTTCAATCCATATCACTTTCCAACATTTTCCAAGATCATCACTGTGTTTATTTTCACAATGATCATATTAAAAAAGAATAATAGTTAATAAAACATCACAAACACAGTCCATTTATGGTGCAATATCTGTAATAAGGAACATTAAAAATCATATTCCTGAAAAAGGCCAAAAATAACACTGATTTCCAAAACTTCACAAGAGCTTTCTGAGTTCATTTGTTGGTacccttttcttttttacatgCACCACAGTTTAGCCAAACATGAAATATCTTCTTAAATGTCTTCTTGAAATTCTCATTACACAGTGGGTAGATCAAAGGGTTCAGCGTTGAGTTGACATAGCCAAGCCAAATGGTGAACATGTGGAAGTTATGGTTGGAACAGTCTTGGCAAAATGCTATGACCATAAATAGAACAAAGTATGGGATCCAGCACATCATAAAGGCTGCCATGATGAAACCCAACTGCTTGGCGGCTTTTCTTTCTCTGTTCATGTGAAGTCCTTGGATGTGTTGCTTGGAGTGTGAGCGAAACCTTTGCCATGTGTGTTTCAGGTAGCTGAAATTCCctgagagccaggtttcagtgctCTCGGTGGTTTCTATGTTGTTCTCTTCCACCTGACTTGAATCTAAGATACAAGATCCAGGCTCGGCAAATGTGTGTTCTTCTGATATGTCTATCATCTCCTGGTTTTCTGGGCACTgcgctttaattttttttctgttgacaGTGACATATTTTCGGCACTCTTCAGGGTTTGCCTGTATTATTGTTAGAGGGAAGCAGTGCAACTTAACAACTTTGTTTTCACATGGGCTGAACCTCTGCTGACTCTCAAAATCTTCTATCTGGAAATGTCCCTGTGAGCTTTTTTGTTCAGTAAACATATTAGAAACTGTGGTATAATGATTGTGAAAGTTTGTTTCAGGAACCATAAGATTTCCATTAGTACATTGTTTCTTTGCACAGACCTTTGGACTTTTGAGGACCTTCACATTTCGCACAAACTTACTGTCATAGAACAGATGGAAGGAGCCATTAATTAGCTTCCGATGTTGATAATGTTCTCTCACAGCCTTGTAAATCTTAGCATAGAACCACAACATTAGCAAAGATggaatataaaaattaaatattgctGTGAGAACTTTAAACCAAGTAACTTTGTGAAATTCTGTCTCGCATTCATGTTCTGGTACTGACCTAATTCCACCATTAGCAAACACATGCCAGCCCAAAATAGGAATAATCCAAGTCAATGAAAGAACCCAAGCCCCAGAAATCATCACAGAAGCCCTAGTTTTTGTTCGATACTTCAAATATTGTAGCGGCTGCTGGATAGAACGATAGCGATCAATGCACAGAATAAACAGGCTGAAGATGGAGGCTGTGCTAGCAACATAGTCCATGGATAACCAGAAGAGACATGTTGGCATTCCAAGGATCCATTCGTGATTTAGGAGATACATAATGTTTAAAGGCATAACAGCTACACCCACGATTAGATCAGCAATAGATAAGCTAACAATGTACAGGTTTCCAACAGTGTGAAGCTTGCGTTCAGTTTTCACAGCATACAACACTAAAACATTCATGATAACGGTAAAAAATGATATGCTCCCTAATACAAGGCCAAGGCTTGCATAGTGAATATCGGTCACATTATTTGCTAGACTCAGGTTATTACTCAGCATCATTCACCCGAAGCAAAGGGTTGGGGAGAAGATAGCAGCAGGTTATTGATGTCGTGTGTCACATATGTCTGAAGGTAGACAATATTATCTTCTGAATTCTGTCTTTGAtctgtaaaacaaaacaacaggTTAATGACCCTTTGTAACCAGATGGGTCAATACAAAGATACATGTGTCAAAGCAATGCacattactttttgctgtgaaaaaatgctatatataatTTCAGAATAAATTAGACAATGACAATGTAATATTAATGATCTTTTGGAGAAGGATCTCACGACAAAGGCAATTAGAGGAATTTGAGAGGCAATGAACTGTTTAatgcccatttaataaacaatttgtgaaaacaagaaaacataatttaaacTACATTGTAGCTCTGATTTTAAGAAGAAAACATATTGGATATTTGCACTCTTCATTTATGTAATAAACATTGagttcatgtttttatatttattacgtGTTATACTTGTCATACTTTGGCAATGGCAGAGTTAAAGAGATAGAACATAAGGACCAATACCCTTTTTCTCTCCATACTTTCTGTGATGCTGAAACCTATTAACTACCGTCACTTACATTAGATGTATTGGAATATCATTGCCTGTTGGCCAGGTAACTAGCCCACTCTGTTTTTTGGTCTAAATTAAAGATTAGACAGTTCAGTTATCAGTTGTCACAAAATATCAAGACAATTGTGATACTTCTGCTTAATCTCAAGTATAGTCTAGCTGAGAGATCTTTAAAATATGACCTGTTTATGGCAAACACTGGGAACCAATGGCCAATACTCATGGCTCATTCTCTAATGTTTCCTACAATGCAGCTGTCACCAAAATCTTGGAAAACCTTTAAATTTGAAAAATCATAGATTTATAACCTCAAAAGCAGACTTAAAGGAATTTATAAATGGCAAATTCTTGCAGGATTCTATGGTTTATTCACTGATATATAAGTGAGAACATCCCAACAGGTCTTTCCTATTGGGGAGAATAGATTTTATGGTAAAGCCTTTTATGAATGCCCCAGTCAGTGGGGTTTTAGAGCATGACTGAATGTGTGCTGACATAGAAATCCACCTTcagacacctagggcctgatttagcatttaacttatgtgcaaaacagaatactaattttcatcccttgcattgtaacttggttttgtccaggagacttaaataagaaatttcttaatttaagatccttaatgaatttggCCCAATGTGTAGAAATGATCCAATCGATTGTGCTCGTAGGTTTATTGTGCACAAATAAAGACAGTAATCATTTGGCATTTAAGGGAGCTGCTCTGTAGTGATGGTACAAATCAACTGAATATTAACGTCTTCAGCTGGGGGTTCCATGAATTAGATCTCTATCTTCTACTGGCTTTAAAGAGGCATGTATATTAATTGTAGGGAAGAGGCCAATCAatagtttcagtgtacaaataagctatcaagtatttgtgtgctacatgaaaaaacagtcagtatttatacAGGATGCACACGATTGCGCTTCCACAGAGCTGGATGTTTCTAAAGTGACGGCCTCTCACTCTTCCCACTTCCTTCCAGTGAGGATTCACACTGCCCATGTGTAAACTTTCTCCCAACGaggattctctctccccttctggaaacttttttttttttccagcgagGATTTGCTCTTTCCATCTGGAAACTTTTTCTCCAGCAATGATTCTCTTTTAGAACAGGGTATAACAtacaatatagtatatatattatatatatatatatataatatataatatataatatagcatgctatatattctatataGTCTCATATTCTAATAACCATTAGAATATATTCTAATGGTTTAAATCGCAGTTAATGTTACCCTTCCTCCGCCTAACCCTGCCTTCTCcaaccctcatcatcatcattatcatttatttatataatgccactaattcctaaagatgagcgggctcgggttttgctaatccgagcccacccgaacagtgtggatccgacgggatccgagcactgttcgggtacttccggccgcccaaggaatccaaaacgaggctatgacatccaagtctcgcgtcggatctcgcgagactcggatgtcataaatgccccgctcgcggccgccatcttcattctccctgtgggtagtgtagagggaggttgttgagagatagtgatactgtgctctgtcctgctgattattttcgtaaagtgtgctctgtcctgctgattattttagtaaagtgtgctctgtccggctgattattttagtaaagtgtgctctgtccggctgattattttagtaaagtggtgctttgtcctgctgagtccagtagtattttggccagtgctctgtcctgctgattccagtggtgctttggccagtgtctgtcctgctgagtccagtggtgcttttgtcctgtatttttttctgctaagtccatagtaatttgataattatcccaaaatcttaaaaaaaaaaaaaaaaaaaaaaaagaataattttaacaaaatataaaaaataatttaaaaattataaaaaatattatagagcaatatattattgcagtcccaaaaaataggtactgcaatctagattactacgtttactgtttaagcagtcccaaaaaataggaactgcaatctatattactacgttcactgtttctgcagtcccaaaaaataggaactgcaatctatattactacgttcactgtttaagcagtccaaaaaataggaactgcaatctatattactacgttcactgtttaagcagtcccaaaaaataggaactgcaatcaatattactacgttcactgtttctgcagtcccaaaaaataggaactgcaatcaatattactacgttcactgtttctgcagtccaaaaaaataggaactgcaatcaatattactacgttcactgtttctgcagtcccaaaaaataggaactgcaatctatattactacgtttactgtttaagcagtccaaaaaataggaactgcaatctatattactacgttcactgtttaagcagtcccaaaaaataggaactgcaatcaatattactacgttcactgtttaagcagtccaaaaaataggaactgcaatctatattactacattcactgtttaagcagtcccaaaaaataggaactgcaatcaatattactacgttcactgtttctgcagtctaaaaaaataggaactgcaatcaatattactacgttcactgtttctgcagtcccaaaaaataggaactgcaatctatattactacgttcactgtttctgcagtcccaaagtgtgtgtgatttaggggtacgctctcttgtgctgcatataatggagtacaaaaatttggaggataaagtagggaaagatcaagacccacttccttctaatgctgaagctgctgccactagtcatgacatagacgatgaaatgccatcaacgtcgtctgccaagggcgatgcccaatctcctagtagagggcatgtaaaatccaaaaagccaaagttcactacaattagtaaaaaaagaaaattcaaatcatcagaggagaaacgtaaacttgccaatatgccatttacgacacggagtggcaaagaatggcttaggccctggcccgtgttcatgactagtcgttcagcttcacccaaggatctaagccctcctcctccccacccctctaaaaaatttaagagacttagactgtcatcaacaacacagcaaacaactctgccttctagagagttgtcatcacaaatccccaagacgagtccaagggtgttggtggttgcgaagcctgaccttcccatcactgtacgggaagaggtggctccttccaccatttgcagcacgccctctgcatatgctggaaggatcacccacagtccagttacagatttggctattgaaggtgtcaatgttgtacaccgggaggaggatattgatgtagctggcgctgaggaggaacttgacgaggaggatgttgatgtggttatcttaaatgaggcaccagggggggaatcagttgttgtccatgggatgaaaaagcccatcatcatgcctggacagaagaccaagaaatgcacctcttcggtctggagttatttttatcccaatccggacaacaaatatatggccatatgtagcttatgtaaagctcatataagcaggggtaaggatcttggccacctagggacatcctcccttatacgtcacctgaataaccttcatagttcagtgattagttcaggaactggggctaggaccgtcatcagtccagggacacctaaatcccttggtcctgttggatacacaccaccaacaccctcctcgtcaacttcctccacgatctttatcagatttagtcctgcaggccatgtcaccagccagactgaggagtcctcttcaatccgggattcatccgaggaatcctgcagcagtacgcctactactgccactgctgctgttgctgctggtagtcggtcatcttccaagaggggaagtcgtaagaacgctacgcctttcaccaaacagttgaccatccaacagttgtttgccatgagcacaaagtacgacagtagtcaccctattgcaaagcggataactgcggctgtaacagctatgttggtgttagacgtgcgtccggtgtccgccatcagtggagtgggatttagacggttgatggaggtattgtgtccgcggtaccaaatcccgtcgagattccacttcactaggcaggcgataccaaagatgtacagagaagtacgaacaa
This window of the Mixophyes fleayi isolate aMixFle1 chromosome 8, aMixFle1.hap1, whole genome shotgun sequence genome carries:
- the HRH1 gene encoding histamine H1 receptor yields the protein MMLSNNLSLANNVTDIHYASLGLVLGSISFFTVIMNVLVLYAVKTERKLHTVGNLYIVSLSIADLIVGVAVMPLNIMYLLNHEWILGMPTCLFWLSMDYVASTASIFSLFILCIDRYRSIQQPLQYLKYRTKTRASVMISGAWVLSLTWIIPILGWHVFANGGIRSVPEHECETEFHKVTWFKVLTAIFNFYIPSLLMLWFYAKIYKAVREHYQHRKLINGSFHLFYDSKFVRNVKVLKSPKVCAKKQCTNGNLMVPETNFHNHYTTVSNMFTEQKSSQGHFQIEDFESQQRFSPCENKVVKLHCFPLTIIQANPEECRKYVTVNRKKIKAQCPENQEMIDISEEHTFAEPGSCILDSSQVEENNIETTESTETWLSGNFSYLKHTWQRFRSHSKQHIQGLHMNRERKAAKQLGFIMAAFMMCWIPYFVLFMVIAFCQDCSNHNFHMFTIWLGYVNSTLNPLIYPLCNENFKKTFKKIFHVWLNCGACKKEKGTNK